A DNA window from Mytilus edulis chromosome 14, xbMytEdul2.2, whole genome shotgun sequence contains the following coding sequences:
- the LOC139502565 gene encoding uncharacterized protein, translating to MNRLLAMGRRMTDSLKFVLFFIILLSQLHSIATVSKQKDTEPTMQSQVPVQSFTPELMTPIFDVMRQHGEAERDEVNNNQNQNSFKFNQYLLITIVSDEEIKQANNWGNSFPTEFSEKQRIVFLLNERDHGKEYYNPDRELHGEIIAIHFGEIERLMGDFKKDTKTKYKYPIMLLYSHYIPCAHVPNLGYSCSEELMNFASGRINEFTMLVAYTTIFKNTDKESSFDFMRNGGINAFMYMANGPYTHELKVYSPSSIDGIKRTFQGEAYDCISEFPPSKCCTGNQKNRAAITTYFINFLTYECISKSKSTRLFTELSRNQLKICLKNEIDKNIGDDCIQCSRKNPESLRATRALIKFCFDRSIEVTQSLGKPRSHIYDPDWVPCPNCNWNVLYKPPGPKADKDKLPRVMCANRANSVESLCSYYEQNKSRYSKHFKKWHARKQI from the coding sequence ATGAACCGATTATTAGCAATGGGCAGGAGGATGACTGAcagtttgaaatttgttttatttttcatcattttgctGTCTCAATTGCATTCCATCGCTACTGTAAGTAAACAAAAAGACACAGAACCAACCATGCAGTCTCAGGTACCTGTACAATCTTTTACCCCAGAACTTATGACACCTATCTTTGATGTGATGCGTCAACACGGCGAAGCTGAAAGAGATGAAGTTAACAATAACCAAAACCAAAATTCATTCAAGTTTAATCAATATCTTCTTATAACGATTGTTTCCGATGAGGAAATCAAGCAAGCCAATAATTGGGGAAATTCGTTTCCTACGGAGTTTTCTGAAAAACAGAGGATTGTTTTTCTCTTAAACGAACGTGACCACGGGAAAGAATATTACAATCCTGATCGGGAGCTACACGGTGAAATAATTGCTATTCACTTTGGCGAGATTGAAAGATTAATGGGTGACtttaaaaaagacacaaagacaaaatataaatatcCAATTATGTTACTGTATTCTCATTACATTCCATGTGCGCATGTGCCAAACTTAGGTTACTCGTGCTCAGAAGAGCTGATGAATTTTGCTAGTGGAAGAATAAATGAATTTACAATGCTTGTAGCTTATACGACAATTTTTAAGAATACTGACAAAGAGAGTTCGTTTGATTTCATGAGGAACGGAGGAATTAATGCATTTATGTATATGGCTAATGGTCCATATACTCATGAATTAAAAGTGTACTCGCCGAGCAGCATCGACGGTATAAAGAGAACATTCCAAGGTGAAGCATATGATTGCATATCTGAATTTCCACCATCAAAGTGTTGCACAGGTAACCAAAAAAATAGGGCTGCAATCACaacatatttcattaattttttaacaTACGAGTGTATTTCGAAATCCAAATCGACTCGCTTGTTTACAGAGTTGTCAAGAAATCAGTTAAAAATATgtcttaaaaatgaaattgataaaaacatCGGAGACGACTGTATTCAGTGTAGCAGAAAAAATCCAGAATCGCTTAGAGCTACAAGAGCTTTGATTAAGTTTTGTTTTGATCGTTCAATCGAAGTTACCCAAAGTTTAGGTAAACCTCGTTCTCATATTTATGACCCTGACTGGGTGCCGTGTCCGAATTGTAACTGGAATGTATTATACAAGCCTCCTGGTCCAAAGGCCGACAAAGACAAGTTACCAAGAGTGATGTGTGCAAACAGGGCTAATTCTGTAGAATCACTGTGTTCGtattatgaacaaaacaaatcgAGATATAGCAAACATTTTAAGAAGTGGCATGCGAGGAAACAAATATAA
- the LOC139503811 gene encoding uncharacterized protein, translating into MDNNWKFVLIVTVLLYTGSKSSSAMQSPVPVKHFTPEEMTPIFEVMRRYGEDERNKVNNKTNQHLLITIVSDDEIDQAKNWRGSFPNQFNKEQRLRFLLNERDHGQKGFNPGRQLHGEVKALYSDQIKTLMNDFKNNQKTKYKYPIILVYSHYIPCAGVPKLGYSCSEELMNYAKGNITNFIMLVAYSTTFKNTDEKRSFDFMRKGGINAFMRMPNGSYAHTLKVNPPNSIDVITRTFQREAYVCISKCFTSYQKDRVAITTYFINHLTYQCISKSKATGLFTQLSKSQLKACFKKELDKNVGDDSVQSSKKNTESVQYTKSYFQLCFNRSIEVSRGLGRPRSNLDEPDWEPCQNRNWNKIYIPPGPKRNKDKLSKMVCENKVESKESRFEENKKPRNKWYASMTS; encoded by the coding sequence ATGGATAACAACTGGAAATTCGTCTTAATTGTAACTGTCTTGCTATATACCGGAAGTAAGAGCAGCAGCGCAATGCAATCTCCAGTTCCGGTTAAACATTTTACACCGGAAGAAATGACACCTATCTTTGAAGTGATGCGCAGGTACGGGGAAGATGAAAGAAACAAAgtcaacaataaaactaatcaacaTCTTCTTATTACAATTGTGTCCGATGACGAAATTGACCAAGCCAAAAATTGGAGAGGATCGTTTCCGAATCAGTTTAATAAAGAACAGAGACTTCGTTTTCTCCTGAACGAACGTGACCACGGACAAAAAGGTTTCAATCCCGGCCGGCAGCTACACGGTGAAGTAAAAGCTCTTTACTCTGATCAGATTAAAACATTGATGAATGACTTcaaaaacaaccaaaagacaaaatataaatatcCAATTATATTGGTTTATTCTCATTACATACCCTGTGCGGGGGTGCCAAAATTGGGCTACTCATGCTCAGAAGAGCTGATGAACTATGCCAAAGGAAATATAACTAATTTTATCATGCTTGTAGCTTATTCGACCACTTTTAAGAACACTGACGAAAAGAGATCGTTCGATTTCATGAGAAAAGGAGGAATAAATGCATTTATGCGTATGCCTAATGGTTCATATGCCCATACATTAAAAGTTAACCCTCCAAACAGCATAGATGTCATAACGAGAACGTTTCAAAGGGAAGCATATGTTTGTATATCAAAGTGTTTCACGAGTTATCAAAAGGATAGAGTGGCAATCACAACATATTTCATAAATCATTTAACATACCAGTGCATTTCTAAATCAAAAGCTACCGGTCTGTTTACGCAATTATCAAAAAGTCAACTGAAagcatgttttaaaaaagaaCTAGATAAAAACGTCGGAGACGACAGTGTACAGAGCAGTAAGAAAAACACAGAATCGGTTCAATATACAAAATCATattttcaactttgttttaatCGGTCAATCGAAGTTTCTCGTGGTTTGGGTAGACCACGCTCTAATCTTGATGAACCTGACTGGGAGCCGTGTCAGAATCGTAACTGGAATAAAATATACATTCCTCCTGGACCTAAGAGGAATAAGGATAAGCTGTCAAAAATGGTGTGTGAAAACAAGGTTGAATCAAAGGAGTCACGTTTTGAAGAGAACAAAAAGCCGAGAAATAAATGGTATGCGTCAATGACATCATGA